The following proteins come from a genomic window of Pseudomonas putida:
- a CDS encoding zinc-binding dehydrogenase: protein MSSKAIYVQPGGGYDKVEVGTCEAQAPQAGEITVRLHASSLNYHDFAVVSGMWGPSERRIPMADGAGEVVAVGAGVTEFQVGDNVVSTFFPDWLDGQANVEGFAGVPGDGIDGYAREQVTARATAFTLAPQGFSHAEAATLTTAGLTAWRALMSDDHLKPGDTVLVQGTGGVSIFALQFAKLAGATVIATSSSDAKLERLKALGADHLINYKSTPAWGEKVRELTGNRGVDHVIEVGGPATLEQSMIAARIGGHVSLIGILTGVAGQLPLVQALVRQIRLQGVLVGSRAQQQAMVRAIDANGLRPVVDKHFELEQIVEAFRYQESNRHFGKICLTW from the coding sequence ATGAGCAGCAAGGCCATCTACGTACAACCCGGCGGCGGCTACGACAAGGTCGAGGTCGGCACCTGCGAGGCCCAGGCCCCCCAGGCCGGCGAGATTACCGTACGCCTGCACGCCAGTTCCCTCAACTACCACGATTTCGCCGTGGTCAGCGGCATGTGGGGCCCGAGCGAGCGACGCATCCCCATGGCCGATGGCGCCGGCGAGGTGGTTGCAGTGGGGGCTGGCGTCACTGAGTTCCAGGTCGGCGACAATGTGGTCAGCACCTTCTTCCCCGACTGGCTCGATGGCCAGGCCAATGTCGAGGGCTTTGCCGGGGTGCCCGGCGACGGCATCGATGGCTACGCCCGTGAGCAGGTGACTGCCCGCGCCACCGCCTTCACCCTGGCACCTCAGGGTTTCAGCCATGCCGAGGCTGCCACCCTGACCACCGCCGGCCTTACCGCCTGGCGCGCGCTGATGAGCGATGATCACCTCAAACCCGGCGACACGGTGCTGGTGCAGGGTACCGGCGGTGTATCGATTTTCGCCCTGCAGTTCGCCAAGCTGGCGGGCGCGACCGTGATCGCCACCTCGTCCAGCGATGCCAAGCTGGAGCGCCTGAAGGCCCTAGGTGCCGACCACCTGATCAACTACAAGAGCACCCCGGCATGGGGTGAGAAGGTGCGCGAACTGACTGGCAACCGCGGCGTCGATCATGTGATTGAAGTGGGCGGCCCGGCGACGCTGGAGCAGTCGATGATTGCCGCGCGCATTGGCGGGCATGTTTCGCTGATCGGCATCCTTACCGGGGTGGCCGGGCAGTTGCCGCTGGTGCAGGCGCTGGTGCGGCAGATTCGGCTGCAAGGGGTGCTGGTTGGCAGCCGGGCGCAGCAGCAGGCGATGGTGCGGGCGATCGACGCCAACGGCCTGCGGCCGGTGGTAGACAAGCATTTCGAGCTGGAACAGATCGTCGAGGCGTTCCGTTACCAGGAGAGCAACCGGCACTTCGGCAAGATCTGCCTGACTTGGTGA
- a CDS encoding HAD-IA family hydrolase yields MSLGEVRNWVFDMDGTLTVAVHDFAAIRVALDIPAEHDILTHLAALPAAEAAAKHAWLLEHERDLAMASTAATGAVELVRELAERGCRLGILTRNARELAHVTLEAIGLADCFPVEHILGRDEAAPKPSPDGLLKIASAWGVTPSELVMVGDYRFDLDCGRAAGARTVLVNLPDNPWPELVDWHAADCRALKVMLG; encoded by the coding sequence ATGAGCCTGGGCGAGGTGCGCAACTGGGTGTTCGACATGGACGGCACCCTGACCGTGGCCGTGCACGACTTCGCCGCCATTCGGGTGGCGCTGGACATCCCGGCCGAACACGACATCCTCACCCACCTGGCGGCCTTGCCGGCGGCGGAAGCGGCGGCCAAGCATGCCTGGTTGCTGGAACACGAAAGGGACCTGGCAATGGCTTCCACGGCGGCCACCGGGGCGGTGGAACTGGTGCGCGAGTTGGCCGAGCGCGGGTGCCGGCTGGGTATTCTGACCCGCAATGCGCGTGAGCTTGCGCATGTAACGCTGGAGGCCATCGGCCTGGCGGACTGCTTCCCGGTGGAACACATTCTCGGGCGTGACGAGGCTGCGCCCAAGCCGAGCCCGGATGGGCTGCTGAAGATTGCCAGCGCCTGGGGTGTGACACCGAGCGAACTGGTGATGGTGGGGGATTACCGCTTTGACCTGGACTGTGGGCGGGCTGCGGGGGCACGCACGGTGCTGGTGAACCTGCCGGACAACCCCTGGCCAGAGCTGGTGGATTGGCATGCGGCGGATTGCCGGGCGTTGAAGGTGATGCTGGGCTGA
- the tesB gene encoding acyl-CoA thioesterase II, with amino-acid sequence MSHVLDDLVDLLSLESIEENLFRGRSQDLGFRQLYGGQVLGQSLSAASQTVEDARHVHSLHGYFLRPGDASLPVVYSVDRVRDGGSFSTRRVTAIQKGQTIFTCSASFQYDEEGFEHQAQMPDVVGPENLPTEVELARAMADQLPERIRDKVLCAKPIEIRPVTERDPFNPKPGDPVKYAWFRADGNLPDVPALHKYMLAYASDFGLLTTALLPHGKSVWQRDMQIASLDHSLWFHGNLRADEWLLYATDSPWAGNSRGFCRGSIFNQAGQLVASSSQEGLIRHRKDWA; translated from the coding sequence ATGAGTCATGTGTTGGACGACCTGGTCGACCTGTTGAGCCTCGAATCCATCGAGGAGAACCTGTTCCGTGGACGTAGCCAGGACCTGGGCTTCCGCCAGCTTTACGGTGGGCAGGTGCTGGGCCAGTCGTTGTCGGCTGCCAGTCAGACAGTCGAGGACGCGCGCCATGTGCATTCGTTGCACGGCTACTTCCTGCGCCCGGGCGATGCCAGCCTTCCAGTGGTGTACTCGGTAGACCGCGTGCGCGATGGCGGCAGCTTCAGTACACGGCGGGTGACGGCGATCCAGAAGGGCCAGACCATCTTCACCTGCAGCGCATCGTTCCAGTACGACGAGGAAGGCTTCGAGCACCAGGCGCAGATGCCTGACGTGGTCGGCCCGGAAAACCTGCCTACCGAGGTCGAACTGGCCCGTGCCATGGCCGACCAGCTGCCCGAGCGCATCCGCGACAAGGTGCTGTGCGCCAAGCCGATCGAGATCCGCCCGGTCACCGAGCGCGACCCGTTCAACCCCAAACCGGGCGACCCGGTGAAATACGCCTGGTTCCGCGCCGACGGCAACCTGCCTGACGTGCCTGCCCTGCACAAGTACATGCTGGCCTACGCCTCGGACTTCGGCCTGCTGACCACGGCGTTGCTGCCCCATGGCAAATCGGTGTGGCAGCGCGACATGCAGATCGCCAGCCTCGACCATTCGCTGTGGTTTCACGGCAACCTGCGCGCCGACGAGTGGCTGCTGTACGCCACCGATAGCCCCTGGGCCGGCAATTCCCGTGGTTTCTGCCGCGGCAGCATTTTCAACCAGGCCGGGCAGCTGGTGGCATCGTCGAGCCAGGAAGGCCTGATTCGCCATCGCAAGGATTGGGCATGA
- a CDS encoding GNAT family N-acetyltransferase, which yields MTPILELESARLVLRQWHDDDLREFAALCADPQVMRYFPAPLTRLEAAALIGRVRGHFNEYGFGLWALERKDSGAFIGMTGLLHVGFDADFTPAVEIGWRLARRHWGLGFASEAAWTCLRCAFAQLRLEEVVSFTSECNLPSQKVMQAIGMQQDPHGSFEHPRLPTGHPLRPHVLYRIDRAHWERTLRA from the coding sequence ATGACCCCTATTCTTGAACTGGAAAGCGCACGGCTGGTGCTGCGCCAATGGCATGACGACGACCTGCGCGAGTTCGCCGCGCTGTGCGCCGACCCGCAGGTAATGCGTTACTTTCCGGCGCCGTTGACGCGTCTTGAGGCCGCTGCGTTGATCGGCCGGGTGCGTGGGCACTTCAATGAATACGGTTTTGGTTTGTGGGCCCTGGAGCGCAAGGACAGCGGCGCGTTCATCGGCATGACTGGCTTGCTGCACGTGGGCTTTGACGCCGATTTCACCCCCGCCGTAGAGATTGGCTGGCGCCTGGCCCGTCGCCACTGGGGCCTTGGCTTTGCCAGCGAAGCGGCGTGGACCTGCCTGCGTTGTGCTTTTGCCCAGTTGCGCCTGGAGGAGGTCGTGTCATTCACTAGCGAATGCAACCTGCCGTCGCAAAAGGTGATGCAAGCCATCGGCATGCAGCAGGACCCACACGGCAGTTTCGAGCACCCCCGCCTGCCCACTGGCCACCCACTGCGCCCGCATGTGCTGTACCGCATTGACCGCGCGCACTGGGAGCGCACCCTGCGCGCCTGA
- a CDS encoding histidine phosphatase family protein, translating into MQSSNTLGHSAIHARRKRRLTRKALGAALGLCMVVAALTTWLATRTHIVDLGNEQQLSDSGLLQDWAEGAVIVMIRHAERCDSAPGPCLDDPTGITLSGSQAAARVGQGLHRLGLNNADLLTSPKLRTRQTAHFILGQAVVSEDWLESCDSQFANEALAHKRAGHNLVLVTHNGCIDHFARQQHVAGGERQSNYASALFVSVDSNGKARILGRLNEPDWQRVLASAAK; encoded by the coding sequence ATGCAATCGAGCAATACCCTGGGGCACTCTGCCATTCACGCCCGGCGCAAGCGACGCCTGACCCGCAAAGCCCTCGGAGCCGCCCTGGGCCTGTGTATGGTCGTGGCGGCGTTGACCACCTGGCTGGCGACGAGGACGCATATCGTGGACCTTGGCAACGAGCAACAACTGAGTGACAGCGGCCTGCTGCAGGACTGGGCCGAAGGTGCGGTGATCGTGATGATCCGCCACGCTGAACGCTGCGACAGCGCCCCCGGCCCTTGCCTGGACGACCCCACGGGTATCACCCTCAGCGGTAGCCAGGCCGCTGCCCGCGTTGGCCAGGGGCTGCACCGGCTGGGTCTGAACAACGCCGACTTGCTCACCAGCCCGAAACTGCGCACCCGGCAAACCGCGCACTTCATCCTCGGCCAGGCGGTGGTCAGCGAAGACTGGCTGGAAAGCTGCGACAGCCAGTTCGCCAACGAAGCGCTTGCACACAAACGCGCGGGCCACAACCTGGTGCTGGTGACTCACAACGGCTGCATCGACCACTTTGCCCGCCAGCAGCACGTTGCCGGCGGCGAACGTCAAAGCAACTATGCCAGCGCCCTGTTCGTATCGGTGGATAGCAATGGCAAGGCCCGCATCCTGGGGCGCCTGAACGAACCGGACTGGCAACGGGTACTGGCCAGCGCCGCAAAGTGA
- a CDS encoding histone deacetylase has translation MPLPLIYHEDYSPEFPAEHRFPMDKFRLLHDHLVGSGLTTDQALLRPDICPNDILALAHDRSYIERYMNGELSREDQRRLGLPWSEALARRTVRAVGGSLLTAEMALQHGIACHLAGGTHHAHYDHPAGFCIFNDLAVISRYLLEAGRVHRVLIFDCDVHQGDGTARILHDTPEAITVSLHCEQNFPARKAQSDWDIPLPRGMGDAAYLKVVDDALNYLLPLYQPDLVLYDAGVDVHKDDALGYLQLTDAGVAARDEAVLRHCLGRDIPVVGVIGGGYSKDRTALAKRHGILHHSAARVMGCSQ, from the coding sequence ATGCCGTTGCCGCTGATCTACCACGAAGATTACAGCCCGGAGTTCCCCGCTGAACACCGCTTCCCGATGGACAAGTTCCGACTGCTGCACGACCACCTGGTCGGCAGCGGGCTGACCACCGACCAGGCCCTGCTGCGCCCGGACATCTGCCCCAACGACATCCTCGCCCTGGCCCATGACCGCAGCTACATCGAGCGCTACATGAACGGCGAGCTGTCGCGCGAGGACCAGCGCCGCCTCGGCCTGCCCTGGAGCGAGGCCCTGGCCCGGCGTACCGTACGCGCCGTCGGCGGCTCACTGCTGACTGCCGAGATGGCGTTGCAGCACGGCATCGCCTGTCACCTCGCCGGTGGCACCCATCACGCCCATTACGACCACCCCGCCGGCTTCTGCATTTTCAACGACCTGGCGGTCATCAGCCGCTACCTGCTGGAAGCAGGCAGGGTACACCGGGTGCTGATCTTCGACTGCGACGTGCACCAGGGTGACGGCACCGCGCGCATCCTGCATGACACGCCCGAGGCCATCACCGTGTCGCTGCACTGCGAACAGAACTTCCCCGCCCGCAAGGCACAAAGCGACTGGGACATCCCTCTGCCCCGAGGCATGGGCGACGCGGCCTACCTGAAAGTGGTGGACGACGCCCTCAACTACCTGCTGCCGCTTTATCAACCCGACCTGGTGTTGTATGACGCCGGTGTCGATGTGCACAAGGACGACGCCCTGGGCTACCTGCAGCTGACTGACGCAGGCGTTGCCGCCCGTGACGAAGCCGTGCTGCGCCATTGCCTGGGCCGCGATATCCCGGTGGTGGGCGTGATCGGCGGTGGCTACAGCAAGGACCGCACAGCCCTGGCCAAACGCCACGGCATCCTTCACCACAGCGCCGCACGTGTCATGGGTTGTTCACAATGA
- a CDS encoding TIGR03862 family flavoprotein yields the protein MPDLNPASHPPAVVIGGGPAGLMAAEALAKAGLAVEVFDAMPSVGRKFLLAGVGGMNITHSEPYPAFVARYAERQGEIEALLRDFDADALRQWIHGLGIETFVGTSGRVFPTDMKAAPLLRAWLKRLRDNGVVIHTRHRWLGWSTDGSLRIAYPQGERQVKASVVVLALGGASWARLGSDGSWQPLLAERAVDISPLQPSNCGFEVEGWSALLKDKFAGAPLKNIALSVPGSAPRKGEFILTAQGVEGSLVYAWSAPVREAIHREGRGVLLLDLLPDKPVDKIAQALARPRGSRSMAKHLHSQLGIDGVKAALLRELTDPATFTDVDALARAIKALPITLVRTRPLDEAISSAGGVRFEGLDEGLMVKAVPGVFCAGEMLDWEAPTGGYLLTACFASGLRAGRAAANWLMRSA from the coding sequence ATGCCCGATCTGAACCCCGCATCCCATCCCCCCGCTGTCGTCATCGGTGGCGGCCCCGCCGGCCTGATGGCCGCCGAAGCACTGGCCAAGGCAGGCCTGGCGGTCGAGGTGTTCGATGCCATGCCTTCAGTGGGCCGCAAGTTCCTGCTGGCGGGTGTCGGCGGCATGAACATCACCCATTCCGAGCCTTACCCGGCGTTCGTGGCCCGTTATGCCGAACGCCAGGGCGAAATCGAGGCCCTGCTACGCGACTTCGATGCGGACGCGTTGCGCCAGTGGATTCATGGTTTGGGCATCGAAACCTTCGTCGGCACCTCGGGCCGGGTGTTCCCCACCGACATGAAAGCCGCACCGTTGCTGCGTGCCTGGCTCAAGCGCCTGCGCGACAACGGAGTGGTTATCCACACCCGCCATCGCTGGTTGGGCTGGAGCACCGATGGCAGCCTGCGGATTGCTTATCCACAGGGCGAACGGCAGGTGAAAGCCTCGGTCGTGGTGCTGGCGCTGGGTGGCGCCAGCTGGGCGCGCTTGGGTTCTGACGGCAGCTGGCAACCGCTGCTGGCAGAACGGGCTGTGGATATCTCGCCTTTGCAGCCGAGCAACTGCGGTTTTGAAGTAGAGGGCTGGAGCGCGCTGCTCAAGGACAAGTTCGCGGGCGCACCGCTGAAGAACATCGCCCTCAGTGTCCCGGGCAGCGCACCGCGCAAGGGCGAGTTCATCCTCACCGCTCAAGGTGTGGAAGGCAGCCTGGTGTATGCCTGGTCGGCACCGGTACGCGAGGCCATCCACCGTGAAGGCCGCGGGGTGTTGTTGCTGGATCTGCTGCCGGACAAGCCTGTGGACAAGATTGCCCAGGCACTGGCCAGACCACGCGGTTCACGCTCCATGGCCAAGCACCTGCACAGCCAGCTGGGGATTGATGGGGTCAAGGCAGCACTACTGCGCGAGCTGACGGATCCGGCGACCTTTACCGACGTTGATGCCTTGGCTCGAGCCATCAAGGCATTGCCCATCACCCTGGTACGCACGCGGCCGCTGGATGAAGCGATCAGCAGTGCCGGCGGAGTCCGCTTCGAGGGGCTGGATGAGGGGTTGATGGTCAAGGCCGTGCCGGGGGTGTTCTGTGCCGGCGAGATGCTGGACTGGGAGGCGCCAACCGGGGGTTATCTGCTCACGGCGTGCTTTGCCAGCGGCTTGCGCGCCGGGCGGGCAGCGGCGAACTGGCTGATGCGGTCAGCCTGA
- a CDS encoding DEAD/DEAH box helicase: MNFAKLGLIEPLLRTLQQLDYTTPTPVQAKAIPAVLAGRDLMAAAQTGTGKTAGFALPVLQRLALEGEKVASNSIRALVLVPTRELAEQVHNNVREYAENLPLSTYAVYGGVSINPQMMRLRRGVDLLVATPGRLLDLFRQNAVKFNQVQTLVLDEADRMLDLGFAEELQSVYAALPRKRQTLLFSATFSDQIRMLAGLALNDPLSIEVSPRNATATSVKQWLVPVDKKRKADLFCHLLRKQRWKQVLVFAKTRNGVDQLVERLLAEGVNADGIHGDRPQATRQRALDSFKAREVQVLVATDVAARGLDIDDLPLVVNLDLPIVAEDYVHRIGRTGRAGNKGEAISLVCADEVQLLAAIEVLTRQTLPRHEEPDFIPEHRVPMTDASGQVIKKPKKPKKPKENSAKRGLGRWMDSSEAGSAEPAVKAVRKVPSFNSGPRKRKP, encoded by the coding sequence ATGAATTTCGCCAAACTCGGCCTGATCGAACCGCTGCTGCGCACGCTGCAGCAACTGGACTACACCACCCCGACCCCGGTGCAGGCCAAAGCCATCCCCGCCGTGCTGGCCGGCCGCGACCTGATGGCCGCAGCCCAGACCGGTACTGGCAAAACCGCAGGCTTCGCCCTGCCTGTGCTGCAGCGCCTGGCGCTGGAGGGCGAGAAGGTGGCCAGCAATTCGATCCGCGCCTTGGTGCTGGTACCCACTCGCGAGCTGGCCGAGCAGGTGCACAACAACGTGCGCGAATACGCGGAGAACCTGCCGCTGAGTACTTACGCGGTGTATGGCGGGGTCAGTATCAACCCACAGATGATGCGCCTGCGCCGGGGTGTCGACCTGCTGGTGGCTACCCCTGGCCGCTTGCTCGACCTGTTCCGGCAGAACGCCGTGAAATTCAACCAAGTGCAAACCCTGGTGCTGGATGAAGCCGACCGCATGCTTGACCTGGGCTTTGCCGAAGAACTGCAGTCGGTGTATGCGGCACTGCCACGCAAGCGCCAGACGCTGCTGTTCTCTGCCACTTTCTCTGATCAGATTCGCATGCTGGCGGGGCTGGCGCTGAATGACCCGCTCAGTATCGAAGTGAGCCCGCGCAACGCCACGGCCACCAGTGTCAAGCAGTGGCTGGTGCCTGTGGACAAGAAGCGCAAGGCCGACCTGTTCTGCCACCTGCTGCGCAAACAGCGCTGGAAGCAGGTGCTGGTGTTTGCCAAGACCCGCAATGGCGTCGATCAACTGGTGGAGCGCTTGCTGGCCGAAGGCGTAAATGCCGACGGCATCCACGGTGATCGCCCACAGGCGACCCGCCAGCGCGCGCTGGACAGCTTCAAGGCCCGTGAGGTGCAAGTGCTGGTGGCGACCGATGTGGCGGCCCGTGGCCTGGATATCGATGACTTGCCGCTGGTCGTCAACCTCGATCTGCCGATCGTTGCCGAAGACTACGTGCACCGCATCGGGCGTACCGGGCGGGCGGGCAACAAGGGCGAGGCGATTTCGCTGGTGTGTGCGGATGAAGTGCAACTGCTGGCGGCTATCGAGGTGCTGACCCGGCAGACCCTGCCGCGTCATGAAGAGCCGGATTTCATCCCCGAGCACCGGGTGCCGATGACCGATGCCAGCGGGCAGGTTATCAAGAAACCGAAGAAGCCCAAGAAGCCGAAAGAAAACAGCGCCAAGCGCGGGCTGGGGCGCTGGATGGACAGCAGTGAGGCTGGCAGTGCGGAGCCAGCGGTGAAGGCTGTGCGCAAGGTGCCGAGCTTCAATAGTGGGCCGCGCAAGCGTAAGCCTTGA
- the yedA gene encoding drug/metabolite exporter YedA yields the protein MPASRRFPLLLIGAFLALYLVWGSTYLFIRIGVESWPPMLMAGVRFLIAGGLLYGFLRWRGVPAPTWPQWRAAGAIGFLLLSCGNGGVTVAEHAGVASGVAALAVATVPLFTLLFGLLFGHRNSKLEWAGIALGLVGIGLLNLGSNLQASPIGAALIIFAAASWAFGSVWSKTLPLPQGPMASAAEMLVGGAVLLLGSVLSGERMTQLPTAAGWGALAYLVFFGSILAFSAYMYLLKHVRPAAATSYAYVNPAVAVLLGIVFAGEQIGAEECVAMAVIIGAVVLIGLPQWRKAPVPVPPLKGEICK from the coding sequence ATGCCTGCCTCCCGTCGTTTCCCGCTGTTGCTGATTGGCGCCTTCCTGGCCCTTTATCTGGTCTGGGGTTCCACTTACCTGTTCATTCGCATCGGCGTCGAGAGCTGGCCTCCGATGCTCATGGCCGGTGTGCGCTTTCTGATTGCCGGGGGCCTGCTGTACGGTTTTCTGCGTTGGCGCGGCGTGCCGGCGCCTACCTGGCCGCAATGGCGGGCGGCAGGGGCGATCGGTTTCTTGCTGCTCAGCTGTGGCAACGGCGGGGTGACCGTGGCCGAGCATGCCGGTGTGGCTTCGGGCGTGGCGGCTTTGGCGGTGGCGACGGTGCCACTGTTCACCTTGCTGTTCGGCCTGTTGTTCGGGCACCGTAATTCGAAGCTGGAATGGGCGGGGATCGCCCTTGGGCTGGTGGGCATCGGCCTGCTGAACCTGGGCTCCAACCTGCAGGCAAGCCCGATAGGTGCGGCGCTGATCATCTTCGCGGCGGCGTCCTGGGCATTCGGCTCGGTGTGGAGCAAGACCTTGCCGCTGCCCCAGGGGCCGATGGCCAGCGCAGCGGAAATGCTGGTCGGTGGTGCGGTGCTGTTGCTGGGCAGTGTGCTGTCGGGCGAACGCATGACCCAGCTGCCGACCGCCGCTGGCTGGGGTGCGCTGGCCTACCTGGTGTTCTTCGGTTCGATCCTGGCGTTCAGTGCCTACATGTACCTGCTCAAGCACGTGCGCCCGGCAGCGGCCACCAGCTACGCCTACGTCAACCCGGCGGTGGCGGTGCTGCTTGGTATCGTCTTTGCCGGTGAGCAGATTGGCGCTGAAGAGTGCGTGGCCATGGCCGTGATCATCGGCGCGGTGGTGCTGATCGGCCTGCCACAGTGGCGCAAGGCGCCTGTACCTGTGCCACCGTTGAAAGGTGAAATCTGCAAGTAG
- a CDS encoding 3'-5' exonuclease: protein MERIAVIDFETTGISPATGCRATEVAVVMLEGGRIVERYQSLMNAGVPVPAFVAGLTGITTAMLRSAPPVDKVMNEVAEFVGSTPLLAHNAAFDQKFWDYELGRIGRSRSQPFACSLLLSRRLLPAAPNHKLGTLTRWAGLPATGTAHRAMADAEMAANLLQHLAGVLHQDHGVQQLSHDLLCRLQKTPAAKVREALAKYRQG from the coding sequence ATGGAACGTATCGCTGTCATCGACTTTGAAACCACCGGCATTTCCCCCGCTACCGGCTGCCGTGCCACCGAGGTGGCGGTGGTAATGCTTGAGGGGGGGCGCATTGTCGAGCGCTACCAGAGCCTGATGAACGCTGGCGTGCCGGTGCCGGCCTTCGTCGCAGGGCTGACCGGCATCACCACCGCCATGCTGCGTAGTGCGCCGCCGGTGGACAAAGTGATGAACGAGGTGGCCGAGTTCGTTGGGAGCACCCCATTGTTGGCGCACAACGCTGCTTTCGACCAGAAGTTCTGGGACTATGAGCTGGGCCGTATTGGCCGCAGCCGCAGTCAGCCCTTCGCGTGTTCCTTGTTGCTGTCACGGCGCCTGCTGCCCGCAGCGCCAAACCACAAGCTGGGCACTTTGACACGCTGGGCTGGGTTGCCTGCCACGGGCACCGCGCACCGGGCCATGGCCGATGCCGAAATGGCCGCCAACCTGCTGCAGCATCTGGCGGGTGTGTTGCACCAGGACCACGGGGTTCAGCAGCTCTCGCACGATCTGCTTTGCCGGCTGCAGAAAACCCCAGCTGCGAAGGTGCGCGAAGCGCTGGCCAAGTATCGTCAGGGCTAG
- a CDS encoding NYN domain-containing protein → MKKIALFADVQNLYYTVRQAHGCHFNYTALWADVSREGQIVEAVAYAIDRGDSKQQQFQQILRNLGFDVRLKPFIQRSDGSAKGDWDVGITLDVIDAASRVDQVVLASGDGDFDLLLERVIQRHGTEAVVYGVPGLTALSLIRAATRYVPIEGALLLKH, encoded by the coding sequence GTGAAAAAGATCGCGTTGTTCGCCGATGTGCAGAACCTCTACTACACCGTGCGCCAGGCTCACGGCTGCCATTTCAACTACACCGCCCTGTGGGCCGACGTCAGCCGCGAAGGCCAGATCGTCGAGGCCGTGGCCTATGCCATCGACCGTGGCGACAGTAAACAGCAGCAATTCCAGCAGATCTTGCGCAACCTCGGTTTCGATGTGCGCCTCAAACCGTTTATCCAGCGCAGCGATGGCTCGGCCAAAGGCGACTGGGATGTGGGCATTACCCTGGATGTGATCGACGCGGCCAGCCGGGTCGACCAAGTGGTGCTGGCCTCCGGTGATGGTGACTTCGACCTGCTGCTGGAACGGGTAATCCAGCGCCATGGCACCGAAGCGGTGGTGTATGGCGTGCCGGGGCTGACGGCGTTGTCACTGATCCGTGCTGCCACCCGCTACGTGCCCATCGAAGGCGCGCTGTTGCTTAAACACTAA
- a CDS encoding DUF2076 family protein: MNTEEQTLIDGLFGRLKQAEDPSQPRDAQAQACIEQHVRQQPAAPYYMAQAILVQEAAIKRLDEQNKQLQAELQQARAQAQAAQAASSAPSNGGGGFLSSIFGSGGRNAAPAVQPQRPSAPPVATGGGWREPSAPGFGQPQAPQPGYGAAPARSGASSFLGGAMQTAAGVAGGVLLAQGISSLFNHNSQPEEVVEVIKEEPVPASDSGGWNDQGGQQQVADNGGWGNDQGSYADSDYGSDDGGFFSDDDSYV, translated from the coding sequence ATGAACACTGAAGAACAAACCCTTATCGACGGCCTGTTCGGCCGCCTCAAGCAAGCCGAAGACCCGAGCCAGCCGCGTGACGCACAAGCCCAGGCGTGCATCGAGCAGCATGTGCGTCAGCAACCGGCAGCGCCTTACTACATGGCCCAGGCGATTCTGGTGCAGGAGGCCGCGATCAAACGCCTCGACGAACAGAACAAGCAGCTGCAAGCCGAGCTGCAACAGGCCCGTGCCCAGGCTCAGGCGGCACAGGCTGCCAGCAGTGCGCCGAGCAATGGCGGGGGTGGTTTCTTGTCCAGCATCTTTGGTTCGGGTGGGCGCAACGCAGCGCCGGCGGTGCAGCCACAGCGTCCTTCGGCGCCCCCGGTAGCGACCGGTGGTGGCTGGCGCGAGCCGTCGGCCCCTGGTTTTGGCCAACCTCAGGCGCCGCAGCCTGGCTATGGCGCCGCGCCTGCGCGCAGCGGGGCCAGCAGCTTCCTTGGCGGGGCCATGCAGACCGCCGCCGGTGTGGCCGGTGGTGTGCTGCTGGCGCAGGGTATCAGCAGCCTGTTCAACCACAACTCGCAACCGGAAGAAGTGGTAGAGGTCATCAAGGAAGAGCCGGTGCCAGCCAGCGACAGTGGCGGCTGGAACGATCAGGGCGGGCAGCAGCAAGTGGCTGACAACGGTGGCTGGGGTAACGACCAGGGCAGTTACGCCGACAGTGATTATGGCAGCGATGATGGCGGGTTCTTCTCGGACGACGACTCTTACGTCTGA